From Marmota flaviventris isolate mMarFla1 chromosome X, mMarFla1.hap1, whole genome shotgun sequence, the proteins below share one genomic window:
- the LOC114086039 gene encoding histone H2A-Bbd type 1-like yields MAGKKYHQNYRTKKQTISRCTITELRFPVTCVDRLLRQGHYAQHLSFFTPIFLAGVLEYLTANILDLAAQKAESNRRAHITPDHVKKVLEKNPQLCRLFKANTKSLGTDKAYKSKK; encoded by the coding sequence ATGGCTGGAAAAAAATACCATCAGAACTACAGGACTAAGAAGCAGACCATCTCCAGATGCACCATAACAGAGCTGCGGTTCCCTGTGACCTGTGTGGACCGCCTCCTGAGACAAGGTCACTATGCCCAGCATCTAAGCTTTTTTACACCCATTTTCCTGGCTGGTGTCCTTGAGTACCTAACAGCTAACATCCTGGATCTGGCAGCTCAGAAGGCCGAGAGCAACCGCAGGGCACACATCACCCCGGATCATGTGAAGAAGGTGCTGGAAAAGAACCCGCAGCTCTGCCGCCTCTTCAAGGCTAACACCAAATCCCTGGGAACTGACAAGGCCTACAAGAGTAAGAAGTAA